The following proteins are co-located in the Bordetella bronchialis genome:
- a CDS encoding thiamine pyrophosphate-binding protein — MQTPQPSRLGGHILVDQLAAHGVKHVFCVPGESYLAVLDGLHDARIDVTVCRQEGGAAMMADAHGKLTGEPGICMVTRGPGASNAMAGVHIAMQDSTPLILFVGQIERGMREREAFQEMDYRAVFGTQAKWVTEIDQVERIPELVSRAFHVATSGRPGPVVIALPEDMLVETAEVADAPRYEVIESAPTPAQLDELQALLRSARAPIAILGGARWDAGAVERFADFATRFQLPVAVSFRRQMLFPADHPCFAGDVGIGLNPALLKRVQDADLVLLVGGRMSEMPSQSYTLFDIPVPRQKLVHVHPDSSELNRVYRATLAINASPIAFTQALAALQPAGGAQGWPQETRAAHDAYLSWSDPAAIKTPGALQMGAVMQVLRETLPPDAIMTNGAGNYATWLHRFHRFQRYGTQLAPTSGSMGYGLPAAVGAKRVYPQRTVVCLAGDGCFLMHGQEFATAVQYDLPILVVIVDNGMYGTIRMHQERHYPGRVSATALRNPDFAAYAQAFGGHGERVESTEQFAPALRRALDSRKPAILHCLIDPEVITPTTTLEKIRDTALKAGH; from the coding sequence ATGCAGACTCCGCAGCCCTCCCGCCTGGGCGGACACATCCTCGTCGACCAACTCGCCGCCCACGGCGTCAAGCACGTCTTCTGCGTGCCCGGCGAAAGTTACCTGGCCGTCCTGGACGGCCTGCACGACGCCAGGATCGATGTCACCGTCTGCCGCCAGGAAGGCGGCGCCGCCATGATGGCCGATGCCCATGGCAAGCTGACCGGCGAGCCGGGTATCTGCATGGTGACCCGCGGCCCGGGGGCCTCCAATGCGATGGCGGGCGTGCACATCGCCATGCAGGACTCCACGCCGCTGATCCTGTTCGTCGGCCAGATCGAGCGCGGCATGCGCGAGCGCGAAGCCTTCCAGGAAATGGACTACCGCGCGGTGTTCGGCACCCAGGCCAAGTGGGTGACCGAGATCGACCAGGTGGAGCGGATCCCCGAACTGGTATCGCGCGCCTTCCACGTGGCCACCTCGGGCCGGCCCGGTCCGGTCGTCATCGCGCTGCCGGAAGACATGCTGGTGGAAACGGCGGAAGTCGCCGACGCCCCGCGCTATGAAGTCATCGAAAGCGCGCCCACGCCCGCGCAACTGGATGAACTGCAAGCCCTGCTGCGGTCGGCGCGCGCGCCCATCGCCATCCTGGGCGGCGCCCGCTGGGATGCCGGCGCGGTGGAGCGCTTCGCCGACTTCGCCACCCGTTTCCAGCTGCCCGTCGCGGTGTCGTTCCGGCGGCAGATGCTGTTCCCCGCCGACCACCCCTGTTTCGCGGGCGATGTGGGCATAGGCCTGAACCCCGCCCTGCTCAAGCGCGTGCAGGATGCCGACCTGGTCTTGCTGGTGGGGGGCCGCATGTCGGAGATGCCCAGCCAGTCCTATACGCTGTTCGACATTCCCGTGCCCAGGCAGAAGCTGGTGCACGTGCATCCGGACAGCAGCGAACTGAACCGCGTGTATCGCGCGACGCTGGCGATCAATGCATCGCCCATCGCCTTCACGCAAGCGCTGGCGGCGCTGCAACCGGCCGGCGGCGCCCAGGGCTGGCCCCAGGAAACCCGGGCCGCCCACGATGCCTATCTGTCCTGGAGCGATCCCGCCGCCATCAAGACGCCCGGCGCTCTGCAAATGGGCGCCGTCATGCAAGTCCTGCGAGAAACGCTGCCGCCCGACGCCATCATGACCAATGGCGCCGGCAACTACGCCACGTGGCTGCACCGCTTCCATCGCTTCCAGCGCTACGGCACCCAGCTGGCGCCGACCTCCGGATCCATGGGCTACGGGCTGCCCGCCGCGGTGGGCGCCAAGCGCGTGTACCCGCAACGCACCGTGGTATGCCTGGCCGGCGACGGCTGCTTCCTGATGCACGGCCAGGAATTCGCGACGGCCGTGCAGTACGACCTGCCCATCCTGGTGGTCATCGTCGACAACGGCATGTACGGCACGATACGCATGCACCAGGAACGCCATTACCCCGGCCGCGTCTCCGCCACGGCCCTGCGCAATCCCGATTTCGCCGCCTATGCGCAGGCCTTCGGCGGCCATGGCGAACGCGTCGAATCGACGGAACAGTTCGCGCCCGCGCTGCGGCGCGCGCTGGACAGCCGCAAACCCGCCATCCTGCATTGCCTGATCGATCCGGAAGTGATCACGCCTACCACGACGCTGGAAAAGATCCGCGACACGGCACTGAAGGCCGGGCACTGA
- a CDS encoding autotransporter outer membrane beta-barrel domain-containing protein: MNRIYRLIRNRKTGQLVAASEIAKGNPSSDGGRSACVAGASSRRRIAGGSAWLGGTAAVLVFMSNSAYAACGPTQTASLAVGQSVETCNDAEAGLLADGATLTAPGNNTILTHGLGSDGVVAQNGANVNLVGTSVTVEGNGSNAVNVSGASTVTMDANTVLNVHGNGGTGLGNAISGIRLRGGPGQSSTLNITGTQVFTTGTNALGADLQGVLQNLNIQGAGFTTTGDQSVGVLLTASGTSTLTNTAIQTSGAGATGLLVGGGSGTIVNFNGGSIGVAGPSIGAQVVSSSSLTLNGATINATGTGSTGLSVESGASLTLGNTTPLTVNATGSGAVGLAIGSATTAGTATLADATISAGANASDAVRLNSAGSSVTFGPNTLIQAAGAGAHGIVVGNGAVVTFDPTAAPGTTTLPRISVTGDGGAAIDVNGANSRVNFNNVTLDATQTASLNLGANSWGILAENGGVAVVDGTTSLNSVGIWARGSGPAAVGTIQFRPNATVANVAARVDDYGQLDISPRTNGSTFTLDSLEGGGTAGTGEVLMGPVNLQIAGAAQTTYAGRLTGNGDLTRSGTGSLTLTGANALAGFSGTAHIQDTATLGLAGAAQGTGVAFDFSTAGATLDISGSTALSGVQVGRINSLASGNGTIQLGANNLTVSSALDSDFSGTIQDAAGAGRLTKAGTGTLTLSGPNVFGFGAATGGGVLVQDGTLAVGGQANASQRTFNVTGPGVLDVSAVSNAQGNFNVGMISGDGTINLGANSLTVDGVNNLDGTSTGTFSGTLTGGNAAGMGLIKQGAGTLILSGNNAFGYAGGTDIASGVLAIRNVAPGTFTKTFTLDGGWLDLSDVGPPNETLANNWPGITLNQGANASQGGVIGADDNMTYNVAAGATQTVAYHLGDGTTPNGQGIFVVKQGAGTLELTGDNNYVGNTRIEGGTLRVTSDRNLGDTTAAREVVLDGGGLDIGGSFVSGRNIELRAAGAVNVESGQDTTWRAAVDNGAGYTLTKNGAGRLAFSGASQLGGVIANAGTLDMGAATVDSTAAGTAAVAVHGSTVGFAGGTIGSADDAIVSDGSSVVNLSNTTLNAAAGKSLYRVASGQGTLNANGQILSGDLRADAGAALTLNLNGGSVYTGTPSLGDASSTAAINVNDASSTWNVTADTTLASLGNAGTVAFGAPVNGAYKSVTVNGDYQGGGTVAMNTVLNTGGALGNQSTDRLLIKGNATGTTTLQLQTTGTGANTNTALNNLPVPTEGISLVQVAGNSSANAFTLAGGYVAANGSPYQYRLFAYGPGQAAASQSMLGAAPLNWDYRLQTAYLDPNGNPVPGMPPGGQGGGGRPAIVAQASSELVAPLALQNYGATVMGSLNRRLGEIRGQDIPPPDNRAEMFSRVIAASSSYRSSRDFDDYGYDFHQDIQAMQIGGNWLHLRDQDQNLRLGAAVTIGSTSVRPKTQDAESSKFRLDARSVALTATWQHKSGWYVDGVLSAGTFNGDVKTDKSSEASKIKGNSLEASVETGKAFALDNGFVVEPQLQLMSQTFRFDDHTDVDGVHTDWDTNTFFTARGGVKVSIPVPSAPQWKPYVAANLLQTWGGDNDVKLADTSFTPGKVGTAVQLQVGATGRLTPNLSVYGELAGQQRLGHGTSSVYGNVGIRYLF, translated from the coding sequence ATGAATCGCATCTATCGTTTGATACGGAACAGGAAAACCGGCCAGCTGGTGGCGGCATCGGAAATCGCGAAGGGCAATCCGTCATCGGACGGCGGGCGGTCGGCCTGCGTGGCCGGCGCATCCTCCCGTCGTCGCATCGCTGGGGGATCGGCCTGGCTGGGCGGGACCGCGGCAGTCCTGGTGTTCATGTCGAATTCCGCCTATGCCGCCTGCGGCCCCACGCAAACGGCCAGCCTGGCCGTCGGCCAGAGCGTCGAGACCTGCAACGATGCGGAGGCCGGGCTGCTGGCCGACGGGGCGACCTTGACGGCGCCCGGCAACAACACCATCCTGACACATGGCCTGGGCTCGGATGGCGTGGTCGCGCAGAACGGCGCCAACGTCAATCTGGTGGGCACCAGCGTCACCGTCGAAGGCAATGGGTCGAATGCCGTGAACGTGTCCGGCGCCTCTACCGTCACCATGGATGCCAATACGGTATTGAACGTCCACGGCAACGGCGGAACGGGATTGGGGAATGCCATCTCGGGCATACGCCTGCGCGGTGGCCCGGGGCAGTCCAGCACCCTGAACATCACGGGTACGCAGGTCTTTACCACGGGCACCAACGCCCTGGGCGCCGACCTGCAGGGTGTGCTGCAGAATCTCAACATCCAGGGCGCGGGTTTCACCACCACCGGCGACCAGTCGGTCGGGGTACTGCTGACCGCCAGCGGCACCTCCACGCTCACCAACACTGCGATCCAGACCTCGGGCGCGGGCGCCACCGGGCTTCTGGTCGGCGGCGGCAGTGGCACGATCGTCAATTTCAACGGCGGATCCATCGGCGTGGCCGGCCCGTCCATCGGCGCACAGGTGGTCAGCTCGTCCAGCCTGACCTTGAACGGCGCCACTATCAATGCCACGGGCACGGGCTCCACCGGCCTTTCCGTCGAGAGCGGCGCCAGCCTGACCCTGGGCAACACCACGCCGTTGACCGTGAATGCGACGGGCAGCGGCGCCGTCGGCCTGGCGATCGGTTCGGCCACCACCGCGGGCACGGCCACGCTGGCCGACGCCACCATTTCGGCCGGCGCGAACGCCAGCGACGCGGTACGCCTCAATTCAGCGGGCAGCAGCGTCACTTTTGGCCCCAACACGCTGATCCAGGCAGCGGGCGCCGGCGCGCACGGCATCGTGGTCGGCAACGGGGCGGTGGTCACCTTCGATCCGACGGCCGCGCCCGGCACGACAACGCTGCCCCGGATCAGCGTGACGGGCGACGGCGGCGCGGCGATCGATGTCAACGGCGCCAACAGCCGTGTCAACTTCAACAATGTCACCCTCGACGCGACGCAGACGGCCTCGCTCAATCTGGGCGCGAATTCCTGGGGCATCCTGGCGGAGAATGGCGGCGTGGCGGTGGTGGACGGCACGACGTCGTTGAACAGCGTGGGAATCTGGGCCAGGGGCTCGGGCCCGGCCGCGGTGGGCACCATCCAGTTCAGGCCCAACGCCACCGTCGCCAATGTGGCCGCCCGCGTGGACGACTATGGCCAGCTGGATATCAGCCCGCGGACCAACGGCAGCACGTTTACGCTGGATTCCCTGGAAGGCGGCGGAACGGCCGGTACCGGGGAAGTCCTGATGGGACCCGTCAACCTGCAGATCGCAGGCGCGGCGCAGACCACGTATGCCGGCCGCCTGACTGGCAACGGAGACCTGACGCGCAGCGGGACCGGCAGCCTCACCCTGACCGGCGCCAATGCCCTGGCCGGTTTCAGCGGCACCGCCCACATCCAGGACACGGCCACGCTGGGCTTGGCCGGGGCGGCGCAGGGCACGGGCGTGGCCTTCGATTTCTCCACGGCGGGCGCCACGCTGGATATCTCCGGGTCGACCGCCTTGTCGGGCGTGCAGGTGGGCCGCATCAACAGCCTGGCGAGCGGAAACGGCACGATCCAACTGGGCGCGAACAACCTGACCGTGTCCTCTGCCCTGGATTCCGATTTCAGCGGCACGATCCAGGACGCCGCCGGCGCCGGCCGGCTGACCAAGGCCGGCACGGGTACGCTGACGCTGTCGGGCCCCAATGTGTTCGGCTTCGGTGCCGCGACAGGCGGTGGAGTCCTGGTACAGGACGGGACGCTGGCGGTCGGCGGCCAGGCCAATGCCAGCCAGAGAACCTTCAACGTGACGGGCCCCGGCGTCCTGGACGTGTCCGCGGTATCGAACGCGCAAGGCAATTTCAACGTAGGCATGATCTCCGGCGACGGCACGATCAACCTGGGCGCCAACTCGCTGACCGTCGACGGCGTGAATAATCTGGACGGCACCAGCACCGGGACCTTCTCCGGCACCCTGACCGGCGGCAATGCCGCGGGCATGGGCCTGATCAAGCAAGGCGCGGGCACGCTGATCCTGTCCGGCAATAACGCCTTCGGCTATGCCGGCGGGACCGATATCGCGTCCGGCGTGCTGGCGATACGCAATGTGGCGCCCGGCACGTTCACCAAGACCTTCACCCTGGATGGCGGCTGGCTGGATCTGTCGGACGTCGGACCGCCGAACGAGACCCTGGCCAACAACTGGCCCGGCATCACCCTGAACCAGGGCGCGAATGCCAGCCAGGGCGGCGTCATCGGCGCGGATGACAACATGACCTACAACGTCGCCGCGGGCGCGACGCAGACGGTGGCCTATCACCTGGGCGACGGCACGACGCCCAATGGCCAGGGCATCTTCGTGGTCAAGCAGGGCGCCGGCACGCTGGAACTGACGGGCGACAACAACTATGTGGGCAATACGCGCATCGAGGGCGGCACGCTGCGGGTCACCAGCGACCGCAATCTGGGCGATACGACGGCCGCCCGCGAAGTCGTGCTGGATGGCGGCGGCCTGGACATCGGCGGCAGCTTCGTGTCGGGGCGCAATATCGAACTGCGCGCGGCCGGCGCGGTCAACGTCGAAAGCGGGCAGGACACGACCTGGCGCGCCGCGGTCGACAATGGCGCGGGCTATACCCTGACCAAGAACGGCGCCGGGCGGCTGGCTTTCAGCGGCGCCAGCCAGCTGGGCGGCGTAATCGCGAATGCCGGCACGCTGGACATGGGCGCCGCCACCGTGGACAGCACGGCGGCCGGCACCGCCGCCGTCGCGGTCCATGGCAGTACGGTCGGATTCGCCGGCGGCACCATCGGCAGCGCGGACGATGCCATCGTTTCGGACGGTTCCAGCGTCGTCAATCTGTCCAACACCACCTTGAACGCCGCTGCCGGCAAGTCGCTGTACCGGGTGGCCAGCGGGCAGGGCACGCTCAACGCGAACGGGCAGATATTGTCCGGCGACTTGCGGGCCGACGCGGGCGCCGCCCTGACCTTGAATCTGAATGGCGGAAGCGTCTACACCGGCACCCCGTCGCTGGGCGATGCTTCCAGCACCGCGGCGATCAATGTCAACGATGCGTCCAGCACGTGGAACGTCACCGCCGATACCACCCTGGCCAGCCTGGGCAATGCCGGGACGGTCGCGTTCGGCGCGCCGGTCAATGGCGCCTATAAATCCGTGACGGTAAACGGCGATTACCAGGGCGGCGGCACGGTGGCGATGAACACCGTCCTGAATACCGGCGGTGCGCTGGGCAATCAAAGCACCGATCGCCTGTTGATCAAGGGCAATGCGACGGGGACGACGACCCTGCAACTGCAGACGACCGGGACGGGCGCCAATACGAATACGGCGCTCAACAACCTTCCCGTTCCCACCGAGGGCATTTCGCTGGTCCAGGTCGCGGGTAATTCGTCCGCCAATGCATTCACGCTGGCGGGCGGCTATGTCGCGGCCAATGGCAGCCCCTACCAGTATCGGCTGTTCGCCTACGGGCCCGGGCAGGCCGCGGCCTCGCAATCCATGCTCGGCGCCGCGCCCCTGAATTGGGATTACCGCTTGCAGACCGCGTATCTGGATCCCAACGGCAATCCGGTGCCCGGCATGCCGCCGGGCGGGCAGGGCGGCGGCGGACGTCCCGCCATCGTCGCGCAGGCCAGCTCCGAACTCGTCGCGCCCCTGGCGCTGCAGAACTACGGCGCCACGGTCATGGGAAGCCTGAATCGCCGCCTGGGCGAAATCCGGGGCCAGGACATCCCCCCGCCGGACAACCGCGCGGAGATGTTCAGCCGCGTCATCGCCGCCAGCAGCAGCTACCGGTCCAGCCGCGACTTCGACGACTACGGCTACGATTTCCACCAGGACATCCAGGCCATGCAGATCGGCGGCAACTGGCTGCATCTGCGCGACCAGGACCAGAACCTGCGCCTGGGCGCGGCGGTGACCATCGGCTCGACCTCGGTCCGGCCCAAGACCCAGGACGCGGAGTCCAGCAAGTTCAGGCTGGATGCGCGCAGCGTGGCGCTGACCGCCACATGGCAGCACAAGAGCGGCTGGTACGTCGATGGCGTGCTGTCGGCCGGTACCTTCAACGGCGACGTGAAAACCGACAAGAGCAGCGAGGCCAGCAAGATCAAGGGCAATAGCCTGGAGGCCTCCGTCGAAACCGGCAAGGCCTTCGCGCTGGACAACGGCTTCGTGGTGGAGCCCCAGTTGCAGTTGATGAGTCAGACCTTCCGCTTCGATGACCACACGGACGTGGACGGCGTGCACACCGACTGGGACACCAACACCTTCTTTACCGCGCGGGGCGGCGTCAAGGTATCCATCCCGGTTCCGTCAGCGCCCCAATGGAAACCCTATGTGGCGGCGAACCTGCTGCAAACGTGGGGTGGCGACAACGATGTCAAGCTGGCCGATACCTCGTTCACGCCGGGCAAGGTCGGCACCGCCGTGCAATTGCAAGTGGGGGCGACGGGGCGCCTTACCCCCAACCTGTCGGTGTATGGCGAACTGGCGGGACAGCAGCGGCTTGGACATGGCACGAGTTCGGTCTATGGCAACGTCGGAATCCGCTACCTGTTCTGA
- a CDS encoding acyl-CoA dehydrogenase has protein sequence MSSNPSFHWQDPLLLDSQLTDEERMVRDAAAAYAQDKLAPRVLEAFRHEKTDPAIFREMGELGLLGPTIPTEYGGAGLNYVCYGLIAREVERVDSGYRSMMSVQSSLVMVPINEFGSDEQKQKYLPKLASGEWIGCFGLTEPNHGSDPGSMETRAVKTADGYRVSGTKMWISNSPFADVFVVWAKVVGGDDDGKIRGFILEKGMKGLSAPAIHGKVGLRASITGEIVMDEVEIPASQMLPKVSGLKGPFTCLNSARYGIAWGALGAAEFCWHTARQYTLDRKQFGRPLAANQLIQKKLADMQTEITLGLQGCLRLGRMKDEGTAAVEITSIMKRNSCGKALDIARMARDMMGGNGISDEFGVARHLVNLEVVNTYEGTHDVHALILGRAQTGIQAFC, from the coding sequence ATGTCATCCAACCCTTCCTTCCACTGGCAGGATCCGCTGCTGCTCGACAGCCAGCTCACCGACGAAGAGCGCATGGTGCGCGATGCCGCCGCCGCGTATGCCCAGGACAAGCTGGCTCCGCGCGTGCTGGAGGCTTTCCGCCACGAAAAAACCGATCCGGCCATCTTCCGCGAAATGGGCGAGCTGGGCTTGCTGGGCCCCACCATCCCCACCGAATACGGCGGTGCCGGCCTGAACTATGTGTGCTATGGCCTGATCGCCCGTGAAGTGGAACGCGTGGATTCCGGCTACCGCTCGATGATGAGCGTGCAGTCCTCGCTGGTCATGGTGCCGATCAACGAATTCGGCAGCGACGAACAGAAACAGAAGTACCTGCCCAAGCTCGCCAGCGGCGAATGGATAGGCTGCTTCGGCCTGACCGAGCCCAATCACGGATCCGATCCCGGCAGCATGGAGACCCGCGCGGTCAAGACGGCCGACGGCTACCGGGTGTCGGGCACCAAGATGTGGATCAGCAATTCCCCCTTCGCCGACGTGTTCGTGGTCTGGGCCAAGGTGGTCGGCGGCGACGACGACGGCAAGATCCGCGGCTTCATCCTGGAAAAAGGCATGAAGGGCCTGTCGGCCCCCGCCATCCATGGCAAGGTCGGCCTGCGCGCCTCCATCACCGGCGAAATCGTCATGGACGAAGTGGAGATCCCGGCTTCGCAGATGCTGCCCAAGGTCAGCGGATTGAAGGGCCCGTTCACCTGCCTGAATTCCGCGCGCTATGGGATCGCCTGGGGCGCGCTGGGCGCGGCCGAGTTCTGCTGGCACACGGCGCGCCAGTACACGCTGGACCGCAAGCAGTTCGGGCGCCCCCTGGCGGCCAACCAGCTTATCCAGAAGAAGCTTGCCGACATGCAGACCGAGATCACCCTGGGCCTGCAAGGCTGCCTGCGCCTGGGCCGCATGAAGGACGAGGGCACGGCCGCGGTGGAGATCACGTCCATCATGAAGCGCAATTCCTGCGGCAAGGCATTGGATATCGCCCGCATGGCGCGCGACATGATGGGCGGAAACGGGATTTCCGACGAGTTCGGCGTGGCCCGCCATCTGGTCAACCTGGAAGTCGTCAATACCTATGAAGGCACGCATGACGTGCATGCCTTGATCCTGGGCCGGGCCCAGACGGGCATCCAGGCCTTCTGCTGA
- a CDS encoding autoinducer binding domain-containing protein, with amino-acid sequence MQNWERERTELLLVADNEKQFYGLLHDIVRRLGFEYYALGMRLPLPLTNPRLILHDNCPDDWRWPSQVTSAIFARVAANRTGAPDEALVWSTDLPGDGPPFWEDARTHGLKAGWAQACHGPMGVGSALNLASCGAHMLLRDLDELSPRLTWLAHTAHRGLARLLVPKYMPEATTGLSEREIDILRLTADGKTSVAIGRIMHLSERTVNFHMEKILQKLAAANRTSAALKAAILGLL; translated from the coding sequence ATGCAGAACTGGGAAAGAGAGCGGACGGAGCTGCTGCTCGTGGCCGACAACGAGAAGCAGTTCTATGGCCTGCTGCATGACATCGTGCGCCGGCTGGGATTTGAATATTATGCGTTGGGCATGCGGCTTCCCCTGCCGCTGACGAACCCCAGGCTTATCCTGCATGACAACTGTCCCGACGATTGGCGTTGGCCCTCGCAGGTGACATCCGCCATTTTCGCCAGGGTTGCCGCGAACCGGACAGGCGCGCCTGACGAGGCGCTTGTGTGGTCCACCGACCTGCCGGGCGATGGCCCGCCATTCTGGGAAGATGCGCGGACGCATGGCCTGAAGGCGGGGTGGGCCCAGGCGTGCCACGGGCCCATGGGCGTCGGCAGCGCCCTGAACCTGGCCAGCTGCGGCGCCCACATGCTGCTGAGAGACCTGGACGAGCTGTCTCCGCGCCTGACCTGGCTGGCCCATACCGCGCATCGCGGTCTGGCCAGGCTGCTGGTGCCGAAATACATGCCGGAAGCCACGACCGGTCTTTCGGAACGGGAAATCGACATATTGCGCTTGACCGCCGATGGCAAGACATCGGTCGCCATCGGGCGGATCATGCATTTGTCCGAACGGACCGTGAATTTCCACATGGAGAAAATCCTGCAGAAACTGGCGGCCGCCAACCGGACGTCGGCCGCGCTGAAGGCGGCCATTCTCGGGCTGCTGTAG